The following proteins come from a genomic window of Nitrososphaerota archaeon:
- a CDS encoding DUF116 domain-containing protein, translating to GGSCIPKILKDNPYEGIVGVACCEELKLGSNYLRNLNIPGQGIPLIKNGCANTKFSIESLEIILREKTN from the coding sequence AGGAGGTTCTTGTATTCCTAAAATATTAAAAGATAATCCTTACGAGGGAATAGTAGGAGTTGCATGTTGCGAAGAACTTAAATTAGGAAGTAATTATTTAAGAAATTTAAATATACCAGGACAAGGAATTCCTCTCATTAAGAATGGTTGCGCCAATACAAAGTTTAGTATTGAGAGTTTAGAAATAATTTTAAGAGAGAAAACAAATTGA